A genomic stretch from Macaca nemestrina isolate mMacNem1 chromosome 16, mMacNem.hap1, whole genome shotgun sequence includes:
- the LOC105490308 gene encoding large ribosomal subunit protein mL63: MFLTALLCRNRIPGRQWIGKHRRPRFVSLRAKQNMIRRLEIEAENHYWLSMPYMTREQERGHAAVRRREAFEALKAAATSKFPPHRFIADQLDHLNVTKKWS; this comes from the coding sequence ATGTTCCTGACTGCGCTCCTCTGCCGCAACCGCATTCCCGGCCGTCAGTGGATCGGGAAGCACCGGCGGCCGCGGTTCGTGTCGTTGCGCGCCAAGCAGAACATGATCCGCCGCCTGGAGATCGAGGCGGAGAACCACTACTGGCTGAGCATGCCCTACATGACCCGGGAGCAGGAGCGCGGCCACGCCGCGGTGCGCAGGAGGGAGGCCTTCGAGGCCTTAAAGGCGGCCGCCACCTCCAAGTTCCCCCCGCATAGATTCATTGCGGACCAGCTCGACCATCTCAATGTCACCAAGAAATGGTCCTAA